Below is a genomic region from Hevea brasiliensis isolate MT/VB/25A 57/8 chromosome 3, ASM3005281v1, whole genome shotgun sequence.
AATTAAGGGGGGTTgataaaagataataataattatttttataatttttaattttttattaatattattcatatatttaaagagattaaattaattttttattttattaataattatattttttaaaaaattaaatattaatattaaaaaattaaattaataattaacatctttaaaaattaaaatttataaaaataatatttaacatTTTATTGTTTCACTTCCTACCAAAGGAAAAGCTTACATTTGCCAATACATGGTATGTTGAAATCACTCAGTCGCGTCATTAATTCTTTGCTTGAAACCCAAGAAAGTAAGAAACCGTCAAAACCATCCCTCATTCGCTACACTGGAATGATTTCGACCTGCAAATGAGGGTTTTTGGGACCCAGTGACTGTGCGTACTGTAGGTAGCCAGGTGCAAGTTGCTTCTACGATGCTTCCAATCCACTGGGCCAGTTAGTCTTTGCCTTTATTTTTCTTAGTCATTCTTATTTAGATTCTCACAAGGATCAATTCACCGAAAGGTAAATTTTACAtataaaattaaggaaattttgattttaaaaataaaattactaccttgtcattattaatatttaagttcctatattttaaaaattaaaatatttagttttttttttttttttttttttaacttttacttCTATCACACACTTTGAGTttagtattttaaaaaaaattatttaatctttaaaatATTGTAATTGTTTATAATTTCATccttaattttgtaattattcaCAACTTCAttcctttgtttttttctttatttttttcattttatctcTCTCAAAAAAGATAGAGAGATAAAAAGAacaaaacaagaaaagaaaagagatgaAAGATGAAGTTGATTGatgaaattatatttaattgtaaaattaagagataaaattataaataactgtaatatataagaattaaataataatttatcttcaAATATTAATGGTAAAATATACGGAATGACATAAgtgtatgatgaaagtaaaattaaagactaaattatttaatttttaaagtataaatatcTAAGTATtaataatgagaaaaatttaggacTAAATAATAATATATCATTCCACGCAGAAAAGACTCAGCAAATTACTATAGCCAATCAGAAGTTGGGACACGGTTTAAGTGCATTTTATTCCACAGGCCTTCCTCAGCTCCCCCCTATAAAGCACAGACTCCGGATGTCTGTAGCCACACAGAGCCCGCAAGTTTCTTAATTATAGACCCCAGCTACAAAATAAAGCATTTGTTCTCTCCGTTTGGGAGCCAGAACTCCTGATTAATTTCTGTTTTAGGAAGAGGAATGAAATATATGCTTCTTATCGAGTGAGCGATTCTTTCTCCATTCTATACTATTAATTCTTGTTGTTGTAGCATCTTGCATTTTCTCaaatttaatccatttcttgcagATATAAACAGGGTGACTAAGATGATGACAAGCACTATATCTCCTTCAGAATCAGCACAAGATGTTGGAGCAGGATTCCGTCCCAAGGAGAAGGAATTGGTGAATTATTTTCTCAAGCTGAAATTGCTTGGTCATGATCACCAAGTCCGTAGAATCCCTGAACTTGACGTCTACAAGCATGAGCCCTGGGATTTACCCCGTAAGTTCTTATTTACATGATCACTTGCGTGTCTGCTTTAATTTGATCTCTCTCCATCTCCTAATTTTAAAGCTGTTTTGAGCATGTAGAGTATTCGGGAGCGAACTCGAGTGATGAAGAATGGTATTTCTTTCATCGTTGCCGTACCGGACGGCCTAGCAGGACAACAAAAGTTGGATACTGGAAAAACACTGGTAGAAAAAGCAAAATTAGAGACCAACAGGAAGAGATTGGTACAAAAAGAATTTTTGTTTTCTATATAGGCCGTACTCCTAGAGGGGAAAGAACAGGGTGGATCATCCATGAATACACTGCAGCTTTTAATTTACTTAACCAGGTAAACTATATTCTCTTCATTTTTCAGTCTACAAATtcattttttttgtcttctcttgTTTTTCCAGATCAATCATCTCCTATCATTTTGTCTTTCCTTCTTCTGTAGAGGGCTTTCGTTCTTTGTAAACTATTTAAAAAAAGTATGCCGGTCACTGGTGAAGTTGAACTTAGTCGCAAAATGGCTGCTTGTAATCTTGAAAATCAGAATTCTTATCAGAAGACTAATAATTCAGCCTTCGATGAAGGCGAAACAAGTCACCTTATGACTTTTGAAAATCAAGCAACAGATTTTGCAATTCAAGAAGAGGTGAGGAACGAACTACTAGCCTTGTGGGGTATAATTTAATGCGACACGGGACCTGCATCAATCATCTAGAGCTAATGCTTACTTTTCTCTGAATATCTACAGGCACATTCTCAACCGATACCTCATCTGGGATCGTTTTACGGCTGTAATGAACAGAATCACAGACTTAACTCTGCTCTGAATTCACCTATGCAAGACTTTACCTGTGATGATCTTTGGGACTTCTCATTTGATGCCTGAAGGTTTCTTCTACGGGCTTGAACGTCGGTGTCATTAACTTCCCATTTCCTGGTTTATTCTGGAGTATAATATTACAACTACTGAGCTTAACTGCAGCATTTGAGGGCATTCAGTGACTTAATTCTGCAGGAGACGCACAATTCGGTTCCTTCCACCGCATACTGATAGGCCCATGGATCATCAATCCATGATAGGAGTATGAGTTCAGAGTAATGTTATAATTAGTCTATAAAGAGTTCGTGTCTATGATGTTTATGGCAActgaagtgtgtgtgtgtgtgtgtgccagttgcctttttattatttttactttgATGGATTGTTAGTAAAGCATGCAACCTAATAGTTTGTCTAAACAAGCTATATTGTACCTCCATATCCTGAGTACTGAATATGTTGAATTGAAGTTTCCTACTAGTTGTTTTCTACATTTGAATTTCATGGTAGCAGGGACAAACAGCTATAAACCCCTTTAGAAAATGTTTGTGATGGTTTGTCATCAAGAGTTCAAAAACTTCTCACTTTTAAGTACTAGAATTATGGTGATCAAACTACCGGCATGTTATATCTACTTGTGCCAAGTCTAGGAAGCAAGATTAAGGATGGACAGGAAGAGATTGGTACAAAACATTCTTGGTTTACTATAAAGGTCGCACTCCTAATGGGGTCATCAGCAGCTGGAAGATGCGCGAAATAAACGCAACTTCTTTGCCAGAAAACCAGGTATGAATATGTTGCTCTTGGAAGCAAGAAATTAATTAagcctaatatttattaattattattctttTGTTTCTGTAAATCATTGAATTCTTCATCCTGTTTTGTCTTGCAAATTGTGCATCGGAGTTTCATTCTGTGTAAATTAATTGATAGGTCAGATAATGAAGGTTATCTGCCAAACTACAATGAGGGTACAATATGGCTTGCTCTGATTCCTATCAGATGACTAACTATTCAAGCTTCAATGCTGGTGAAACAAGCTGGTCTGAAAACCAAGCAACATATAATGGAATTCTACAACAGGTGAAAAAAAGGGGAGATACTGAACTAGCAAACATGAGAAAAGTATCTGTTATCAAGAACTAATACTTAATTATCTGTTATCAAGAACTAATACTTAATTACCCTTCAGTGATTCTTTTTACAGGAAGCTACTGAGCTAGCACCATATCCGGAATCATTCCATGGCTGGACTGGGCGGAATTGCATATCAAGTAACTGGCCTGTGCCACCTGAAGCAGAGCAAGGCCAATTTTATGGTAATTTTGGCACTCCCATGCTCCCACCCGAGGCAGAGCAAGGCCAATTTTACAGTACTTTTGGCACTCCCATGCTCCCACCCGAAGCATCCCAGTTCTATGGGAACACCTACTGAGTTTAAGCATATCAATCAGCACGAAAAAAAGAGTGATGTTAGAACTAGTATGAATGTATAATAAGAGAGATCATCTATGATGATTCATCTCAACTCTAGTGTGTGCTTTATTTTTAGTTTCTTTCTATTTTGCTATCTTCCTTAATGTAAAAGTCTGTATCAGGAACTAATATAGCTTGTTCCACCAAGGCTTCTGTACTTACGAATTCCATGCTCTGCAGACATTGAATAAAAGTATCTTAGGCACTTTAGCTAATGCGGTCTTGCTTTAGTGGTAAAGGGTGACGCCTTGGAATCAAGAGATCCCCGGTTCAATTCTTacacttgtccagttaattattgggtatttgtattatttatctatttattaaattatatatatttatccatTTATTATTTGTATTTTTCACATGCAAATATATTTTAACTTCAGACTAGTTATATTATAATTGAAataattgataaattaattatgcacgaatattataatgaatattataatgaacttattattatataaaaataagctAATAATAGctggaaaaaaaatgaaaattgtgaGTTGGTACAGACATAGTGTTAATTACATCAAACCAGAAAAGCCAGGCTTCATCTTATTGAGTCTTAAAAGTAAATCTTGAGCATATTTCAAAGGTAGTTTATGTTTTGCTTCCCACAGCTCTTCCTCTCTCGACTCTAATAGCTTTTAATTGATATCTTCAATTTAAGGAGGTGATTGGTgcgtatttaataaaaaaaatattatttctataatttttaatccctcattaatatttttaaatatttaaagagattaaattaattttttattttattaatatttatatttttctattaataattatttttaattttttttttattttttaacttactTCCAAAGGCGGTCTAAGAAAGCTTACTTTTGCTCAATACATGGTATGCTGAAACCTCTCAGTCGCGTCATCAATTCTTTTGCTTGAAACCCAAGAAACCATCAAAACTATTCCTCATTGGCTACACTAGAATGATTTCGACCTGCAAATGAGGGTTTTTGGGCCCCAGTGACTGTGTGTACTGGAGGTAGCGAGGTGCAGGTTGCTTTTACTTTGCCTCCAATCCACTAGGTCAGCCAGTCTTTGCCTTTATTTTTCTTGGTCATTCTTATTTAGATTCTCACAAGGATCAATACACCGAAAGGTAAATTTTACAtataaaattaaggaaattttgattttaaaaataaaattactatcttgtcattattaatatttaagttcctatattttaaaactttaaatatttagtttttcttttttttttttttctatcacacacttttaattgaatattaaaaaaaattatttaatctttaaaatattataattatttatggttGCATCTTAATTTTGCAATTATTTACAACTTCATcccttaattttttctttatttctctcCTAGAAAAGATAGAGAGATAAAGATAGTAAaacaaagaaaggaaatagatgaaAGATGAAGTTGGGGGATGAAATTATAGCTGATTATAAAATTGAGGGATAAAACTATAAATAACTGTAACAtcaagaattaaataataatttatcttcaAATATTAATGGTAAAATAAACGGAATGATACAAGGGTGTGATGAAAGCAAAATTGAAGACTAAATAATTTAGTTGTCAAAGTATAAATATTTAAGTGTTAATAATGTGAAAAATCTAGGGACTAGATAGTATAATTAATAGATTCCACGCAGAACAGACTCAGCAAATTACTAAAGCCAATCAGAAGTTGGGACGCGGTTTAAGTGCATTTTTCCCACAGGCCTTCCTCAGCTCCCCCCTATAAAGCACAGACTCCGGATGTGTCTCTAGCCACACAGAGCCCGCAAGTTTCTTAATTACAGACCCCAGCTACAAAATAAAGCATTTGTTCTCTCCGTTTGGGAGCCAGACCTTCTGATTAATTTCTGTTTTAGGAAGGGGAATGAAATATATGCTTCTCATCCAGTGAGCGATTCTTTCTCCATTCTATACTAGTAATTCTTGTTGCTGTAGCAGCTTACATTTTCTCaattttaatccatttcttgtaaaCAGGGTGACTAAGATGATGACAAGCACTATATCTCCTTCAGAATCAGCACAAGAAGTTGGAGCAGGATTCCGTCCCAAGGAGAAGGAATTGGTGAATCATTTTCTCAAGCTAAAATTGCTTGGTCATGATCACCAAGTCCGTAGAATCCCCGAACTTGACGTCTACAAGCGTGAGCCCTGGGATTTACCccgtaagttttttttttaaatgatcgcTTGCATCTCTGCTTTAATTTGATCTCTTTCTATCTCACAATTTTAAGCTGTTTTGAGTATGTAGAGTATTCGGTAGCGAACTCGAGTGATGAAGAATGGTATTTCTTTCATCATTGCCGTAGCGGACGGCCTAGCAGAACAACAAAAGTTGGATATTGGAAAAACACTAGTAGAAAACGCAAAATTAGGGAGGAACAGGAAGAGATTGGTACAAAAAGAATTTACGTTTTCCATATAGGCCGTGCTCCTAGAGGGGAAAGAACAGGGTGGATCATCTATGAATACACTGCAGCTTTTAATTTACCTAACCAGGTAAATtaaattctcttcatttttcAGTCTATAAGTTCATTTGTTTGTCTTCTCTTGTTTTTCAAGATCAATCATCTCCTATCATTTTGTCTTTCCTTCTTGTGTAGAGGGCTTTCGTTCTCTGTAAACTATTTAAAAAACGTATGCCGGTCACTGGTGAAGTTGAACTTAGTCGCAAAATGGCTGCTTGTAATCTTGAAAATCAGAACTCTTATCAGAAGACTAATAATTCAGCCTTCGATGAAGGTGAAACAAGTCAGCTTATGACCTATGAAAATCAAGCAACAGATTTTGCAATTCAAGAAGAGGTGAGGAAGGAACTACTAGCCTTGTGGGGTATAATTTAACGTAACATGGGACCTGTATTAATCATCTTGAACTAATGCTTACTTTTCTCTGAATATCTACAGGTACATTCTCAACCGACACCTCATCTGGGACCGTTTTACGGCTGTAATGAACAGAATTACGACCTTAACTCTGCACTGATTTCACCTATGCAAGACTTTACTTGTGATGATCTTTGTAATGAACAGAATTACAACCTTAACTCTGCACTGAATTCACCTATGCAAGACTTTACTTGTGATGATCTTTGGGACTTCTCAGTTGATGCCTGAAGTTTTCTTCTACGGGCTTGAACCTCGGTGTCATTAACTTCCCATTTCCCGGTTTATTCTGAAGAGTATAATATTACAACTACTGAACTTAACTGCAGCATTTGAGGGCACTCAGTGACTTTAATTCTACAGGAGACGCACAATTCAGTTCCTTCCACCGCATACTGATCTGCCCATGGATCATCAATCCATGATAGGAGTATGAGTTGAGAGTAATGTTATGATTAGTCTATAAAGAGTTCGTGTCTAAAATGTTCATGGCAACTGAAGCGTGTGTGCGTGTGCCAGTtgcctttttattatttttacttgGATGGATTGTTAGTAAAGCATGCAACCTAATAGTTTGTCTAAACAAGCTATATTGCACCTCCATATCCTGAGTACTGAATATGTTGAATTGAAGTTTCCTACTAGTTGTTTTCTACATTTGAATTTCATGGTTGCAGGGACAAACAACTATAATCCCCTTTAGAAAATGTTTGTGATGGTTTGTCATCAAGAGTTCAAAAACTTCTCACTTTTAAGTACTAGAATTATGGTGATCAAACTACCGATATGTTATATCTACTTGTGCCAAGTCTAGGAGCCTCATTGTCGAGGCACTTTTAGCCCTTTCACTTCAAAAATGAATATTGCTTTGGTCCTTGACTGGATCAGCCAAGATGCAACGATGCACTAGGAGGGAGTTACTCCCAGAGGGTAACTGTGGAACTCAGACCTAATTCATTCAATCAACAGCCAAATTAAAGACCTAAAGAGTCCCCTATCCACCAACTCTCATACTGTTACTGGGACCTCAGACCAAATTCATGCAATCAAGAACCAAAATAAAGACCCAAGAGTCTTCCATCTACCAATATGATAAAAAGGTTTTATCATAAAAACGATGAAGGCTACTCCATTGTAAAGCCCATAACAC
It encodes:
- the LOC131178724 gene encoding uncharacterized protein LOC131178724, with product MACSDSYQMTNYSSFNAGETSWSENQATYNGILQQEATELAPYPESFHGWTGRNCISSNWPVPPEAEQGQFYGNFGTPMLPPEAEQGQFYSTFGTPMLPPEASQFYGNTY
- the LOC131178723 gene encoding NAC domain-containing protein 62-like; the encoded protein is MMTSTISPSESAQDVGAGFRPKEKELVNYFLKLKLLGHDHQVRRIPELDVYKHEPWDLPQYSGANSSDEEWYFFHRCRTGRPSRTTKVGYWKNTGRKSKIRDQQEEIGTKRIFVFYIGRTPRGERTGWIIHEYTAAFNLLNQRAFVLCKLFKKSMPVTGEVELSRKMAACNLENQNSYQKTNNSAFDEGETSHLMTFENQATDFAIQEEAHSQPIPHLGSFYGCNEQNHRLNSALNSPMQDFTCDDLWDFSFDA
- the LOC131178722 gene encoding NAC domain-containing protein 62-like — protein: MKYMLLIQVTKMMTSTISPSESAQEVGAGFRPKEKELVNHFLKLKLLGHDHQVRRIPELDVYKREPWDLPQYSVANSSDEEWYFFHHCRSGRPSRTTKVGYWKNTSRKRKIREEQEEIGTKRIYVFHIGRAPRGERTGWIIYEYTAAFNLPNQRAFVLCKLFKKRMPVTGEVELSRKMAACNLENQNSYQKTNNSAFDEGETSQLMTYENQATDFAIQEEVHSQPTPHLGPFYGCNEQNYDLNSALISPMQDFTCDDLCNEQNYNLNSALNSPMQDFTCDDLWDFSVDA